A genomic stretch from Campylobacter lari subsp. concheus includes:
- the lepB gene encoding signal peptidase I, which translates to MNFLKKIYKFTQSWTGTLIVVLLIIFFFIQAFTIPSGSMKNTLLVGDFLFVKKFSYGIPTPHIPWIEVPVLPDFNKNGHLVSAEGPKRGDIVVFRYPHEPKIHYVKRCVAKGGDEVIFANKTLYVRMVEGDEYMKDYYPNKTKIIGGKLFVKEPFVEKGIHYDSRVDIESVFFRYLNLGQFAMKPASFDELGVNNIYGFNAYYYKVPENEYFMMGDNRDHSSDSRFWGSVDYKYIVGQPWFIYFSWDENKKVRWERVGRLVETIEKDERFIHHNESDIEALE; encoded by the coding sequence ATGAATTTTTTGAAAAAAATCTATAAATTCACGCAATCTTGGACAGGAACTTTAATAGTTGTTTTATTGATTATATTTTTCTTTATACAAGCTTTTACCATACCAAGTGGTTCTATGAAAAATACTTTATTAGTAGGGGATTTTTTATTTGTAAAAAAATTCTCCTATGGTATTCCAACTCCACATATTCCTTGGATAGAAGTACCTGTTTTACCTGATTTTAATAAAAATGGACATTTAGTAAGTGCTGAGGGTCCTAAAAGAGGAGATATTGTAGTATTTAGATATCCACATGAGCCAAAAATCCACTATGTAAAAAGATGTGTGGCTAAAGGTGGAGATGAGGTAATTTTTGCAAATAAAACCTTATATGTGCGTATGGTTGAGGGTGATGAGTATATGAAAGATTATTATCCTAATAAAACAAAAATCATAGGTGGAAAGCTTTTTGTAAAAGAACCTTTTGTAGAAAAAGGAATACATTATGATTCTAGAGTGGATATAGAAAGTGTGTTTTTTCGCTATTTAAATTTAGGTCAATTTGCTATGAAGCCTGCTTCTTTTGATGAATTAGGTGTTAATAATATTTATGGTTTTAATGCTTATTATTATAAGGTGCCTGAAAATGAGTATTTTATGATGGGTGATAACCGTGATCACTCTAGTGATAGTAGATTTTGGGGAAGTGTAGATTATAAATATATAGTTGGTCAACCTTGGTTTATTTATTTTTCATGGGATGAAAATAAAAAAGTTAGATGGGAAAGAGTAGGGCGTTTAGTTGAAACTATAGAAAAAGATGAGCGTTTTATCCATCATAATGAAAGCGATATAGAAGCTTTGGAATAA
- a CDS encoding pyridoxal phosphate-dependent aminotransferase, protein MLSQRSQNLGESLTLVMTDIAKTLKANGEKVISFSAGEPDFDTPEIIKKAAIEAIEKGCGAYTPVVGIKEVIEAIQYKFKNDNNLEYKASEIITNVGAKHSLFMAIECLVEEGDEVIIPSPYWVSYPEMVKFAGATPVFIEGEAKNGFKITPEQLKQAITPKTKVLMFNSPSNPTGAIYSKEEITALAKVLEGTKIVVLSDEIYEKLVYDGEFCAFAQVGEDALNRTVSINGLSKCGAMPGWRFGYMASKMSGFNNAVKKLQGQSTSNICSIIQYAALPALLGKADSDIEMMRQAFLKRRELACEILSKSDKLKLEQIPQGAFYLFISCKEVDSDSMRFCKRLLEEQKVALVPGIGFGMEGYFRLSYATNEKDIIEGCEKIVEFVKNY, encoded by the coding sequence ATGCTAAGTCAAAGATCTCAAAATTTAGGAGAATCCTTAACTTTAGTAATGACTGATATAGCCAAAACTTTAAAAGCAAATGGTGAAAAAGTTATTAGTTTTTCAGCAGGTGAGCCTGATTTTGATACTCCAGAAATCATTAAAAAAGCAGCAATTGAAGCTATTGAAAAAGGTTGTGGGGCTTATACACCTGTTGTTGGTATAAAAGAAGTTATAGAAGCTATACAATATAAATTTAAAAATGATAATAATTTAGAGTATAAAGCAAGTGAAATCATTACTAATGTTGGTGCTAAGCATTCTTTGTTTATGGCGATTGAGTGTTTAGTTGAAGAAGGTGATGAGGTTATTATACCAAGTCCTTATTGGGTGAGTTATCCTGAAATGGTAAAATTTGCAGGCGCAACTCCTGTATTTATAGAAGGTGAGGCAAAAAATGGCTTTAAAATTACTCCTGAGCAATTAAAACAAGCTATTACTCCAAAAACAAAGGTTTTGATGTTTAATTCCCCATCAAATCCTACAGGAGCAATATATTCTAAAGAAGAAATTACTGCTTTAGCTAAGGTTTTAGAAGGAACTAAAATCGTAGTTTTAAGTGATGAGATTTATGAAAAATTAGTTTATGATGGAGAATTTTGTGCTTTTGCACAAGTGGGCGAAGATGCTTTAAATAGAACTGTAAGTATTAATGGTCTTAGTAAATGCGGTGCTATGCCAGGATGGCGTTTTGGTTATATGGCAAGCAAAATGAGTGGGTTTAACAATGCTGTTAAAAAGTTGCAAGGGCAAAGCACTTCAAATATCTGCTCAATCATTCAGTATGCAGCTTTACCAGCTTTACTTGGAAAAGCAGATAGCGATATTGAAATGATGAGACAAGCCTTTTTAAAGCGTAGAGAATTAGCGTGTGAAATTTTATCTAAAAGCGATAAGTTAAAATTAGAACAAATTCCACAAGGAGCTTTTTATTTATTTATCTCTTGTAAAGAAGTTGATAGTGATTCTATGAGATTTTGTAAAAGATTATTAGAAGAACAAAAAGTAGCTTTGGTACCAGGTATTGGTTTTGGCATGGAAGGGTATTTTAGACTCTCTTATGCAACTAATGAAAAAGATATTATTGAAGGTTGTGAAAAAATCGTTGAATTTGTAAAAAACTACTAA
- the tgt gene encoding tRNA guanosine(34) transglycosylase Tgt: MEFEVQYKSANARACRIKTTHSEILTPIFMPVGTLAAIKSLDAVDMSEILNAKIILANTYHLYLRPGSKVIKQMGGLHGFSKFEGSFLTDSGGFQAFSLSKNSKPDEKGIQFKSHIDGSLHYFTPQSVLDAQYDFNSDIMMILDDLVALPASKERIELSLKRTIKWAKEAIDYHKLKQSQGVGIGQNIFGIIQGGTDFEARKICSQALCEMDFDGLAIGGLSVGEENEAMYDTVEAMMPYVDSNRPRYLMGVGTPEDLVENVARGVDMFDCVMPTRNARNGTLFTSFGKFNIKKAEFITDHAPIDNKCSCYTCKNFSRAYLNHLFKAKELTFFRLASIHNLHYYLNLVKQMREAIIKDEFENFRKEFYRQRIC; encoded by the coding sequence ATGGAATTTGAAGTTCAATATAAAAGTGCAAATGCTAGAGCTTGTCGTATAAAAACTACACATAGTGAAATTTTAACTCCCATTTTTATGCCAGTTGGGACTTTAGCTGCGATTAAAAGTTTAGATGCTGTTGATATGAGTGAAATTTTAAATGCAAAAATTATTTTAGCAAATACTTATCATTTGTATTTAAGACCAGGTTCTAAGGTAATTAAACAAATGGGCGGCTTGCATGGTTTTAGTAAATTTGAAGGCTCATTTTTAACAGATAGTGGGGGTTTTCAAGCTTTTTCTTTAAGTAAAAATTCTAAACCTGATGAAAAAGGAATTCAATTTAAAAGTCATATTGACGGAAGTTTGCATTATTTTACCCCGCAAAGTGTTTTAGATGCACAGTATGATTTTAACTCAGACATTATGATGATTTTAGATGATTTAGTGGCTTTGCCTGCAAGCAAAGAAAGAATAGAGCTTTCTCTAAAACGCACTATAAAATGGGCAAAAGAGGCTATTGATTATCATAAGTTAAAACAAAGTCAAGGTGTGGGAATAGGGCAAAATATCTTTGGTATTATCCAAGGTGGGACTGATTTTGAAGCTAGAAAAATTTGTTCTCAAGCACTTTGTGAGATGGATTTTGATGGACTTGCTATAGGTGGATTGAGCGTAGGAGAAGAAAATGAGGCTATGTATGATACGGTTGAAGCTATGATGCCTTATGTTGATAGTAATCGTCCTAGGTATTTAATGGGAGTTGGCACACCTGAAGATTTGGTAGAAAATGTAGCAAGAGGTGTTGATATGTTTGATTGTGTAATGCCAACAAGAAATGCAAGAAATGGAACTTTGTTTACTAGCTTTGGAAAATTTAATATCAAAAAAGCAGAATTTATCACCGATCATGCCCCTATAGATAATAAATGTTCTTGCTATACATGTAAAAACTTTTCAAGGGCTTATTTAAATCATTTATTTAAAGCTAAAGAATTAACCTTTTTTAGACTTGCAAGTATTCATAATTTACATTACTATCTAAATTTGGTAAAGCAAATGCGTGAAGCTATTATCAAAGATGAATTTGAAAATTTTAGAAAAGAATTTTATAGGCAAAGAATATGTTAA
- a CDS encoding CorA family divalent cation transporter produces MLNDTLKQIINNINISNAYYEFDEFDVFMLDIAKNSRNIFIFKDNQIFEYKDENLILFSNAEFIAILKEILQNEKEKNNTINLSIEKREELILENKKVKNFLTKYFILKVKLGKSSKIVSSVLEACKICHSKQHFIKKNLKTIILNLAILERSIKDNILRLEGIYTYINTARSEKINKNIYFLSIISAIFLPLNLIVGFFGMNTKNLFLSENEYGTYYVLTTILVIFFILFLWYQFKDKKELDLDEFSVKKKKK; encoded by the coding sequence ATGTTAAATGACACTTTAAAACAAATTATTAATAATATTAATATATCAAATGCTTATTATGAGTTTGATGAATTTGATGTTTTTATGTTAGATATTGCTAAAAATTCTAGAAATATTTTTATTTTTAAAGATAATCAAATTTTTGAATACAAAGATGAAAATTTGATTTTATTTTCTAATGCAGAATTTATAGCCATATTAAAAGAAATTTTACAAAACGAAAAAGAAAAAAACAATACTATTAATCTCTCTATAGAAAAAAGAGAAGAGTTGATTTTGGAAAATAAAAAAGTTAAGAATTTTTTAACCAAATATTTTATATTAAAAGTTAAGCTTGGTAAAAGTTCTAAGATTGTTTCATCTGTGCTTGAAGCTTGTAAAATATGTCACAGCAAACAACACTTTATAAAGAAAAATTTAAAAACAATTATTTTGAATTTAGCAATTTTAGAAAGAAGCATAAAAGATAATATTTTGAGATTAGAAGGAATATATACTTATATTAATACTGCAAGAAGTGAAAAAATCAATAAAAATATTTATTTTTTGAGTATTATTTCTGCGATTTTTTTACCTTTAAATTTAATTGTTGGATTTTTTGGTATGAATACTAAAAATTTATTTCTATCTGAGAATGAATATGGAACCTACTATGTTCTGACTACAATTTTAGTTATATTTTTTATTTTATTTCTATGGTATCAATTTAAAGATAAAAAAGAATTAGATTTAGATGAATTTTCTGTAAAAAAGAAAAAGAAATGA
- a CDS encoding acetyl-CoA carboxylase subunit A, which yields MIHKILIANRGEIAVRVIRACRDLHIKSVAVYTEPDHECLHVKVADEAYRIGTDAIRGYLDGKRIVEIAKACGADAIHPGYGFLSENYEFAKECEEAGIIFIGPKSDVIRKMGNKNIARYLMKKNGIPVVPGTEKLNHCTLEEIKLQALKIGYPVILKASGGGGGRGIRVVHKEEDLEKSFEACKREALSFFKNDEVFMEKYVINPRHIEFQILADNYGNIIHLCERDCSIQRRHQKIIEIAPCPSISEKLRKTIGVTAVAAAKAVGYTNVGTVEFLLDDYNRFYFMEMNTRIQVEHPITEEITGIDLITRQIRIANGEILDLEQSDIKPRGFAIEARITAENVWKNFIPSPGKITEYFPALGPSVRVDSHLYKDYTVPPYYDSLLAKLIVKGSSYDSAVNRLERALKEFVIDDIRTTVPFLIAITKIREFRRGYFDTSFIETHMEELLEKTEDRHQENKEEVIAAIAATLQKIKESRQS from the coding sequence ATGATACATAAGATTTTAATAGCTAATAGAGGTGAGATTGCAGTAAGGGTAATCCGTGCTTGTAGGGATTTACATATAAAAAGTGTTGCTGTTTATACTGAACCTGATCATGAGTGTTTGCATGTAAAAGTTGCTGATGAAGCATATAGAATAGGAACTGATGCCATAAGAGGATATTTAGATGGTAAAAGAATAGTTGAAATTGCTAAAGCTTGCGGTGCTGATGCTATACATCCTGGATATGGCTTTTTAAGTGAAAATTATGAATTTGCTAAAGAATGTGAAGAAGCAGGGATTATCTTTATAGGGCCAAAATCAGATGTTATCCGTAAAATGGGAAATAAAAATATAGCAAGATATTTAATGAAAAAAAATGGAATTCCTGTGGTTCCAGGTACTGAAAAATTAAATCATTGTACATTAGAAGAGATAAAACTTCAAGCTTTAAAAATAGGCTATCCTGTGATTTTAAAAGCCAGTGGTGGCGGTGGTGGTAGAGGTATACGCGTAGTACATAAAGAAGAAGATTTAGAAAAATCTTTTGAAGCGTGTAAAAGAGAGGCATTAAGCTTTTTTAAAAATGATGAAGTTTTTATGGAAAAATATGTTATCAATCCAAGGCATATTGAGTTTCAAATTTTAGCAGATAATTATGGTAATATCATTCATCTTTGTGAAAGGGATTGTTCAATACAAAGAAGACATCAAAAAATCATTGAAATTGCACCTTGCCCAAGTATTTCAGAAAAACTAAGAAAAACCATAGGAGTTACTGCAGTAGCTGCTGCAAAAGCTGTGGGTTATACCAATGTTGGGACGGTTGAGTTTTTGCTTGATGATTATAATAGATTTTATTTTATGGAAATGAACACAAGAATTCAAGTAGAACACCCAATCACAGAAGAAATCACGGGGATTGATCTTATCACAAGACAAATTCGTATAGCAAATGGGGAAATTTTAGATCTTGAACAAAGTGATATAAAACCAAGAGGCTTTGCGATAGAAGCTAGAATTACAGCAGAAAATGTATGGAAAAATTTCATTCCAAGTCCGGGTAAAATCACAGAATATTTTCCAGCTTTAGGGCCATCTGTGAGAGTGGATAGTCATTTATATAAAGACTATACTGTGCCGCCTTATTATGATTCTTTGCTTGCAAAATTAATCGTTAAAGGCTCAAGTTATGATAGTGCAGTTAATAGACTTGAGAGGGCTTTGAAAGAATTTGTGATTGATGATATTAGAACAACTGTGCCATTTTTAATTGCAATTACCAAAATAAGAGAATTTAGAAGAGGGTATTTTGATACTTCTTTTATAGAAACACATATGGAAGAGCTTTTAGAAAAAACAGAAGACAGACACCAAGAAAACAAAGAAGAAGTAATTGCTGCTATAGCTGCGACTTTACAAAAGATAAAAGAAAGTAGACAATCATGA
- a CDS encoding arginyltransferase — protein sequence MNNIIGFCTLEEECPYLENRYCRNEYNYISFITKTQNQELVSRGWRRFGSYFSRPICNDCNECQNLRILVENFHFSKSYRRVLKKNTSTKIILQKPSLSDEHLLLYEKYHHYQKDKRNWKIYDLNFRKYYNLYVDNAGTFGYELDFYIDNKLVCVDLIDILEDGISSIYCFYDPDFSHLSLGKYSLLTEIKLAQLKKLKYIYLGYFVKGCQSLAYKADYSPNEILKYTSALNEQAFLWS from the coding sequence ATGAATAATATTATTGGTTTTTGTACTTTAGAAGAAGAATGTCCTTATCTTGAAAATAGATACTGTAGAAATGAGTATAATTATATATCTTTTATCACAAAAACACAAAATCAAGAGCTAGTTTCAAGAGGTTGGCGTCGCTTTGGTTCGTATTTTTCAAGACCAATATGTAATGATTGTAATGAGTGTCAAAATTTACGTATTTTGGTAGAAAACTTTCATTTTAGTAAAAGTTATCGCAGGGTTTTGAAAAAAAATACATCCACTAAAATAATTTTACAAAAACCTTCTTTAAGTGATGAGCATTTATTGCTTTATGAAAAATATCACCACTACCAAAAAGATAAAAGAAATTGGAAAATTTATGATCTAAATTTTAGAAAATATTATAATCTTTATGTAGATAATGCTGGTACTTTTGGATATGAGCTTGATTTTTATATAGATAATAAGTTAGTTTGTGTTGATTTGATTGATATTTTAGAAGATGGAATTTCTAGTATTTATTGTTTTTATGATCCAGATTTTTCTCATCTAAGTCTTGGTAAATACTCGCTTTTAACAGAAATCAAGCTTGCGCAATTAAAAAAATTAAAATATATTTATTTGGGATATTTTGTAAAAGGGTGTCAATCTTTAGCATATAAAGCCGATTATAGTCCAAATGAAATTTTAAAATACACTAGTGCTTTAAATGAGCAAGCATTTTTGTGGAGTTAG
- a CDS encoding adenylosuccinate lyase → MQVVQTLESVSVNTDDFLMFKYFQDLIRKNFSKVIGNKNKTLSFFVENEIPQRRYFLKLVNHKYKKNTGNQIDNLAFAHYKTFKLNLAQANTLKPVIFAKIGFAQKNILITLSSNEKLFAVYLEQYFKDHKSVYDEKNCIFSIEYKDDNTLNLLEILASVNEHLKYCVDFTINETQLLDFRNKMKNKANNNWKFNALAKLFENYFQTLGCNSSDDFATIRQNYLNLVKIYHPDRHQCKSKIEQAYCREEFEKIQLAYESLKSLYKNNT, encoded by the coding sequence ATGCAAGTAGTGCAAACTTTAGAATCAGTTAGTGTTAATACTGATGATTTTTTAATGTTTAAATATTTTCAAGATCTTATCCGTAAAAATTTTTCCAAAGTTATAGGTAATAAAAATAAAACCTTGTCTTTTTTTGTAGAAAATGAAATTCCTCAAAGAAGATATTTTTTAAAACTTGTTAATCACAAATATAAAAAAAATACTGGAAATCAAATTGATAATCTTGCTTTTGCACATTATAAAACTTTTAAATTAAATCTTGCTCAAGCAAATACTTTAAAGCCTGTAATCTTTGCTAAAATAGGTTTTGCGCAAAAGAATATTTTGATCACACTAAGTTCGAATGAAAAATTATTTGCTGTGTATTTAGAGCAGTATTTTAAAGATCATAAAAGTGTGTATGATGAAAAAAATTGTATTTTTTCAATAGAATACAAAGATGATAACACTTTAAATCTTTTAGAAATTTTAGCTAGCGTAAATGAACATTTGAAATATTGTGTTGATTTTACGATTAATGAAACTCAGCTTTTAGATTTTAGAAATAAAATGAAAAACAAAGCTAATAATAATTGGAAATTTAATGCCCTAGCTAAGCTTTTTGAAAATTATTTTCAAACCTTAGGGTGCAATTCTAGTGATGATTTTGCTACTATTAGACAAAATTATCTTAATTTGGTTAAAATATATCATCCTGATCGCCATCAATGTAAAAGCAAGATTGAACAAGCTTATTGCCGTGAAGAATTTGAGAAAATTCAGCTTGCTTATGAGAGTTTAAAATCTTTATATAAAAATAATACTTGA
- the ftsW gene encoding putative lipid II flippase FtsW codes for MVADRKLFFLSCILITIGILFSYSLSAFTVLYLEYNEFHFFIRQLFFGLSGIAIIYFVSRLNPDSKMAHYLMISVLLISFLFILILPFLPTFLATAAGGAKRWIRLGPLSISPVEFFKIGLIYFLAWSYTRRIDDSKKAIKHEILILIPYFILAAFVIGYIYMTQNDLGQSVISFFLVFALAFFAGASKRLFAFGVVIVGMIGVLVILSNQRRIQRISAWWGNIQDAFLPFFPDWLASVLRVSHNSEPYQISHSLNAIAHGGFFGEGLGLGTFKLGFLSEVHTDFVLSGITEEIGLLGLSIICFIYLMVILRIFRIAGRCENKAHFLFCSGVALLLLFSFFMNAFGIISLTPLKGVAVPLLSYGGSSMWSICLGIGYVLMISKKVKI; via the coding sequence TTGGTTGCTGATAGAAAGTTATTTTTTTTAAGTTGCATTCTTATAACTATAGGAATACTTTTTTCATATTCTTTAAGTGCTTTTACTGTTCTTTATTTAGAATATAATGAATTTCACTTTTTTATCAGACAGCTTTTTTTTGGGCTTAGTGGTATAGCTATTATTTATTTTGTTTCAAGATTAAATCCTGATAGTAAAATGGCGCATTATTTAATGATAAGCGTTTTGCTCATCTCTTTCTTATTTATACTTATTTTACCTTTTTTGCCTACCTTTCTTGCTACTGCAGCAGGTGGTGCTAAAAGGTGGATTAGGCTTGGTCCTTTATCCATCTCTCCAGTTGAATTTTTTAAAATAGGTTTGATTTATTTCCTTGCTTGGTCTTATACAAGAAGGATTGATGATAGTAAAAAAGCAATCAAACATGAAATTTTAATTTTAATTCCTTATTTTATTTTAGCTGCTTTTGTTATTGGTTATATTTATATGACACAAAATGATTTAGGACAAAGTGTTATTTCTTTTTTCTTGGTTTTTGCTCTAGCTTTTTTTGCAGGAGCTAGTAAAAGACTTTTTGCTTTTGGTGTGGTTATTGTTGGAATGATTGGGGTTTTAGTAATCTTAAGTAATCAAAGAAGAATTCAGCGTATTTCTGCTTGGTGGGGAAATATCCAAGATGCGTTTTTACCTTTCTTTCCTGATTGGCTAGCAAGTGTTTTAAGAGTAAGTCACAACTCAGAGCCTTATCAAATTTCACATAGTTTGAATGCTATAGCTCATGGTGGATTTTTTGGAGAGGGTTTAGGACTTGGAACTTTTAAACTAGGATTTTTAAGTGAGGTTCATACGGATTTTGTCTTATCAGGGATTACTGAAGAGATAGGACTATTGGGATTAAGTATTATTTGTTTTATATATTTGATGGTAATACTTCGAATTTTCAGAATAGCAGGGCGTTGTGAAAATAAAGCTCATTTTTTGTTTTGTTCAGGCGTAGCTTTGCTTTTGTTGTTTTCATTTTTTATGAATGCTTTTGGAATTATTTCCTTGACTCCATTAAAAGGTGTTGCTGTACCACTTTTAAGCTATGGAGGTAGTTCAATGTGGTCTATTTGTCTTGGAATAGGTTATGTTTTAATGATTAGTAAAAAAGTGAAAATATAA
- the argF gene encoding ornithine carbamoyltransferase: MKHFLTLMDFTKEDILNIINHAADLKKNPKKLLQDKTLAMIFEKNSTRTRMAFELAITELGGKAIYLNSNDLQLGRGESIKDTARVIGSMVDFIMMRVKNHDSLVEFARYSKAHVINGLSDLYHPTQILGDLLTIKEQGKEKDNNLKIAFIGDSNNVCNSWLIASAILGYEISIAIPKNYSINTQVWNFATKKSEISGAKISLFYNKFEALKDKDVVVTDTWVSMGEEGKKENKIKDFDGFMIDNKAMKYANKDAILLHCLPAYKGFEVSEEIFEKHSKVIFEEAVNRLYVVKALLCFLKK, encoded by the coding sequence ATGAAACACTTTTTAACATTGATGGATTTTACTAAAGAAGATATTTTAAATATTATTAATCATGCTGCTGATTTGAAAAAAAATCCAAAAAAATTATTGCAAGATAAAACCTTAGCAATGATTTTTGAAAAAAATTCTACGCGTACAAGGATGGCTTTTGAACTTGCGATTACAGAACTTGGTGGAAAAGCTATATATTTAAATAGTAATGATTTGCAACTTGGTAGAGGCGAATCTATTAAAGATACAGCTAGGGTTATTGGTTCTATGGTGGATTTTATAATGATGAGAGTAAAAAATCATGATAGTTTGGTAGAATTTGCAAGATATTCTAAAGCCCATGTTATTAATGGTTTAAGTGACCTTTATCATCCAACGCAGATTTTAGGAGATTTATTGACCATTAAAGAACAAGGTAAGGAAAAAGATAACAATTTAAAAATTGCTTTTATAGGAGATAGTAATAATGTATGTAATTCTTGGTTGATAGCTTCTGCGATTTTAGGTTATGAAATTAGTATAGCCATACCAAAAAATTATAGTATAAATACACAAGTTTGGAATTTTGCCACAAAAAAATCAGAAATTTCAGGTGCAAAAATTTCATTATTTTATAATAAATTTGAAGCTTTGAAAGACAAAGATGTTGTTGTGACTGATACATGGGTTTCAATGGGTGAAGAAGGTAAAAAAGAAAATAAAATAAAAGACTTTGATGGTTTTATGATTGACAATAAAGCGATGAAATATGCAAATAAAGACGCTATTTTGCTTCATTGTTTACCTGCATACAAAGGTTTTGAAGTTAGTGAAGAAATTTTTGAGAAGCATTCTAAAGTCATTTTTGAAGAAGCTGTAAATCGTCTTTATGTGGTTAAAGCACTTCTTTGTTTTTTAAAAAAATAA
- a CDS encoding transporter substrate-binding domain-containing protein: protein MKKILCVVLILFGVLILSACSKQVENQDKILKVGIEASYPPYEFMQDGKLSGFDVDIIQELAKRANFKIEFINMSYDALIPALMGKKIDLIISSMGITPQRAQNVDFSISYFKDKNVYLKHKISNFSKKDDLKSKNICVLLGSIQENTAKQISNAVVVANESMLNCFLNLDAQKIDAVVTDKASAMNFLKQYPNIIAFYEEDDGSEGFGIAFRKNEFKDLISKVNQHLEEMKKDGTLEKFLVQYNLKDQK from the coding sequence ATGAAAAAAATATTATGTGTTGTTTTAATATTATTTGGTGTTTTGATTTTAAGTGCTTGTTCAAAACAAGTCGAAAATCAAGATAAAATTTTAAAGGTAGGTATAGAAGCAAGTTATCCACCATATGAATTTATGCAAGATGGAAAACTCAGTGGTTTTGATGTAGATATTATCCAGGAATTAGCAAAAAGAGCTAATTTTAAAATAGAATTTATTAATATGAGTTATGATGCTCTTATTCCAGCCTTAATGGGTAAAAAAATCGATCTTATCATTTCTTCTATGGGAATTACTCCTCAAAGAGCACAAAATGTTGATTTTAGTATTTCTTATTTTAAAGATAAAAATGTATATTTAAAACATAAAATTAGCAATTTTTCAAAAAAAGATGATTTAAAATCAAAAAATATTTGTGTTTTGCTAGGTTCTATCCAAGAAAATACTGCAAAGCAAATTTCAAATGCAGTTGTAGTAGCTAATGAAAGTATGCTAAATTGTTTTTTAAACTTAGATGCTCAAAAAATTGATGCTGTGGTAACTGATAAAGCAAGCGCTATGAATTTTTTAAAACAGTATCCTAACATAATTGCTTTTTATGAAGAAGATGATGGAAGTGAAGGTTTTGGTATAGCATTTAGAAAAAACGAATTTAAGGATTTAATTTCTAAAGTTAATCAACACTTAGAAGAAATGAAAAAAGATGGCACTTTAGAAAAATTTTTAGTTCAATATAATTTAAAGGATCAAAAATGA
- a CDS encoding amino acid ABC transporter, permease/substrate-binding lipoprotein, whose amino-acid sequence MKKILYVVLALFGILALGACSSDKNQASVSSEKVYKVGIAANYPPFDFVKDAKITGFDVDLLEEIAKRENLKLEWVNMSFDGLIPALKAGKIDMIASAMSSTPQRLTSMDFSDTYFNTKNLYLKLKTDSSISDKQSLEGKKIGVQLGTIQESAAKAIPNAQVVASEEMLAAILALKAGKVDAVLTDKDIGKGYLKTNEELEAFLEENDGSSGFCIAFDKGKQIELVQKINAGLEKVKADGTYQKIVEKYDLQ is encoded by the coding sequence ATGAAAAAAATACTATATGTTGTTTTAGCGTTATTTGGTATATTGGCTTTAGGTGCTTGCTCAAGCGATAAAAATCAAGCTAGTGTTTCTAGTGAAAAAGTTTATAAAGTAGGTATAGCTGCAAATTATCCTCCTTTTGATTTTGTTAAAGATGCAAAAATTACCGGATTTGATGTTGATTTGCTAGAAGAGATTGCAAAAAGAGAAAATTTAAAACTTGAGTGGGTAAACATGAGTTTTGATGGTTTGATCCCTGCTTTAAAAGCTGGAAAGATTGATATGATAGCTTCTGCTATGAGTTCAACACCACAAAGACTCACTAGTATGGATTTTAGTGATACTTATTTTAATACTAAAAATTTATATTTAAAACTAAAAACAGATTCTAGTATTAGTGATAAACAAAGTTTGGAAGGTAAAAAAATAGGTGTTCAACTTGGAACCATCCAAGAAAGTGCTGCTAAGGCTATTCCAAATGCTCAAGTGGTGGCTAGCGAAGAAATGTTAGCTGCAATTTTGGCTTTAAAAGCTGGTAAAGTTGATGCGGTTTTAACAGATAAAGATATTGGTAAAGGTTATTTAAAAACTAATGAAGAATTAGAAGCATTTTTAGAAGAAAATGATGGAAGTTCAGGGTTTTGTATAGCTTTTGACAAAGGAAAACAAATTGAGCTTGTTCAAAAAATTAATGCAGGTTTAGAAAAAGTTAAAGCTGATGGTACTTACCAAAAAATCGTAGAAAAATACGATTTACAATAA